In Nocardioides sp. InS609-2, a single genomic region encodes these proteins:
- a CDS encoding Gmad2 immunoglobulin-like domain-containing protein, giving the protein MTPDEPDDKLARALHDAVSRIEPRDALAEIRSRTRPRSDAKVETMSNRTWPLVLLGAAATAAVIGVVAFVGGFGGDDDPDPDPAASSSQAAEPTPSEPASPSEPESSSATVGPEPGGAVPLYFIGDTERGGPRLYREFQAGDLSLETALDLLSDGPTDPDYRTAWQKGSFDGVEDDGDVISVRFADDSLNTPLPGMSEAEAQAAVQQVVYTVQAVAQRRAPVQFMINDGPAQTVYGVNTAEPITNAPILEALSHMSITDPEQGTTVSGTLELSGVANSFEASSGWELRQGDKVVKKGVWMAEGWMEDKLFPFAESIKLDGVAPGDYTIWATTDDPTGGTEGVGAMTDSKDITIQ; this is encoded by the coding sequence ATGACCCCCGACGAGCCAGACGACAAGCTCGCCCGCGCGCTCCACGACGCGGTGTCCCGCATCGAGCCGCGCGACGCGCTGGCCGAGATCCGATCCCGTACCCGACCCCGCTCCGATGCGAAGGTGGAAACCATGAGCAACCGCACCTGGCCCCTCGTCCTCCTCGGCGCTGCCGCTACCGCCGCGGTGATCGGCGTCGTTGCCTTCGTCGGGGGCTTCGGCGGGGACGACGACCCGGATCCCGACCCTGCCGCTTCGTCGTCGCAGGCCGCCGAGCCGACGCCCTCGGAGCCGGCGTCGCCCAGCGAGCCGGAGTCGTCATCAGCGACTGTCGGCCCCGAGCCGGGAGGCGCAGTGCCTCTCTACTTCATCGGCGACACCGAGCGCGGCGGGCCGCGGCTCTACCGCGAGTTCCAGGCGGGAGACCTTTCGCTCGAGACCGCGCTCGACCTGCTCTCGGACGGACCGACCGACCCCGACTACCGCACGGCCTGGCAGAAGGGCTCGTTCGACGGCGTCGAGGACGACGGCGACGTCATCTCCGTGCGCTTCGCCGACGACTCCCTCAACACTCCCCTGCCGGGGATGTCCGAGGCGGAGGCGCAGGCGGCCGTCCAGCAGGTCGTCTACACCGTGCAGGCCGTGGCTCAGCGCCGCGCGCCGGTGCAGTTCATGATCAATGACGGACCTGCCCAGACCGTGTACGGCGTCAACACGGCCGAGCCGATCACCAACGCGCCGATCCTCGAAGCCCTCAGCCACATGAGCATCACCGACCCCGAGCAGGGCACGACCGTCAGCGGCACCCTCGAGCTCTCCGGCGTGGCCAACAGCTTCGAGGCCAGCAGCGGCTGGGAGCTGCGCCAGGGCGACAAGGTCGTCAAGAAGGGCGTCTGGATGGCCGAGGGCTGGATGGAGGACAAGCTCTTCCCGTTCGCCGAGTCGATCAAGCTCGACGGCGTTGCGCCCGGCGACTACACGATCTGGGCGACCACGGATGACCCCACCGGCGGCACCGAGGGTGTCGGCGCGATGACGGACTCGAAGGACATCACGATCCAGTAG
- a CDS encoding SigE family RNA polymerase sigma factor, with product MITHAQGRPDGMRAPLRAGLVTDAVGWQADEALEQLYAAHWRQLVRLAVLLVRDVGTAEEVVQDAFVAVHGRWSRIRTPEAALPYLRQAVVNRSRSVLRHRVVVDRHLRAEAVKPLALAPDAEGVVLDAARRDAVLDGMRSLPQRQREVLALRYFVDLSEGEIATTLGISRGAVKSHASRGAASLRALLGPLLEEMS from the coding sequence GTGATCACCCATGCACAGGGTCGCCCCGATGGGATGCGCGCCCCGCTCCGCGCGGGGCTCGTGACCGACGCCGTCGGCTGGCAGGCCGACGAGGCGCTGGAACAGCTGTACGCCGCCCACTGGCGGCAGCTCGTGCGCCTGGCCGTGCTCCTCGTGCGTGACGTCGGGACGGCCGAGGAGGTGGTTCAGGACGCCTTCGTGGCCGTGCACGGCAGGTGGTCGCGGATCCGTACCCCCGAGGCCGCGCTCCCCTACTTGCGCCAGGCCGTGGTCAACCGGTCCCGCTCGGTGCTCCGGCATCGGGTGGTCGTCGACCGGCATCTCCGTGCCGAGGCGGTCAAGCCTCTCGCGCTGGCCCCCGACGCTGAGGGAGTCGTCCTGGACGCGGCCCGGCGGGACGCCGTACTCGATGGGATGCGGTCGCTGCCCCAACGCCAGCGCGAGGTGCTCGCGCTGCGCTACTTCGTCGACCTGTCCGAGGGCGAGATCGCCACGACGCTCGGCATCTCCCGCGGCGCGGTGAAGAGCCATGCCTCCCGCGGCGCCGCCTCGTTGCGTGCCCTGCTCGGTCCCCTGCTGGAGGAAATGTCATGA
- a CDS encoding histidine triad nucleotide-binding protein: MTAAEDCLFCKIVAGDIPADVVHESETVLAFRDLNPQAPTHVLVIPRSHHANAAELGEAAPATLVELVSAAAKVAGDEGLGEQYRLVFNTGADTGQTVFHTHLHVLGGRSFTWPPG, encoded by the coding sequence ATGACAGCTGCCGAGGACTGCCTCTTCTGCAAGATCGTCGCGGGTGACATCCCCGCCGACGTCGTGCACGAGTCCGAAACCGTGCTTGCCTTCCGGGACCTCAACCCCCAGGCGCCAACTCATGTCCTGGTGATCCCGCGCAGCCATCACGCCAACGCCGCCGAGCTGGGCGAGGCCGCGCCCGCGACCCTCGTCGAGCTCGTCTCGGCGGCTGCGAAGGTGGCCGGCGACGAAGGCCTCGGCGAGCAGTACCGCCTCGTCTTCAACACCGGCGCCGATACCGGCCAGACCGTCTTCCACACCCACCTCCACGTGCTCGGTGGCCGTAGCTTCACCTGGCCGCCCGGATGA
- a CDS encoding PhoH family protein: MTDSQPLTTKHTVVVPNSVNMVSLLGPGDEHLGLLESSFDADVHVRGNRITFHGDAAEIALAERLIDELITIIRTGQGVTSETVERAIGMLRQETTERPADVLSLNILSNRGRTIRPKTLNQKRYVDAIDNNTITFGIGPAGTGKTYLAMAKAVQALQAKDVNRIILTRPAVEAGERLGFLPGTLSEKIDPYLRPLYDALHDMVDPESIPKLLAAGTIEVAPLAFMRGRSLNDSFIILDEAQNTSPEQMKMFLTRLGFGSKIVVTGDVTQVDLPSGILSGLRVIEGILSEINDISFNRLTAHDVVRHRLVGKIVEAYDVHSARAESGPVRGTTR; the protein is encoded by the coding sequence ATGACTGACTCACAGCCACTCACCACCAAGCACACGGTCGTCGTGCCCAACAGCGTCAACATGGTGAGCCTCCTGGGGCCGGGCGATGAGCACCTCGGGCTCCTCGAGTCGTCGTTCGACGCAGACGTGCACGTGCGCGGCAACCGGATCACCTTCCACGGCGATGCCGCCGAGATCGCCCTTGCCGAGCGCCTGATCGACGAGCTGATCACGATCATCCGCACCGGCCAGGGCGTCACCAGTGAGACCGTCGAGCGCGCCATCGGCATGCTCCGCCAGGAGACCACCGAGCGCCCCGCCGACGTGCTCAGCCTCAACATCCTGAGCAACCGAGGTCGCACGATCCGGCCCAAGACGCTCAACCAGAAGCGCTACGTCGACGCGATCGACAACAACACCATCACCTTCGGCATCGGCCCGGCCGGCACCGGCAAGACCTACCTCGCCATGGCGAAGGCCGTGCAGGCGCTGCAGGCCAAGGACGTCAACCGGATCATCCTGACCCGCCCCGCCGTCGAGGCCGGCGAGCGCCTGGGCTTCCTACCGGGCACGCTCAGCGAGAAGATCGACCCCTACCTGCGGCCCTTGTACGACGCACTGCACGACATGGTCGACCCCGAGTCGATCCCGAAACTGCTGGCCGCCGGCACCATCGAGGTGGCGCCGCTGGCGTTCATGCGCGGTCGCTCGCTCAACGACTCGTTCATCATCCTCGACGAGGCGCAGAACACCTCGCCCGAGCAGATGAAGATGTTCCTGACCCGGCTCGGCTTCGGCTCCAAGATCGTCGTGACCGGTGACGTCACCCAGGTCGACCTGCCCAGCGGCATCCTGTCCGGGCTGCGCGTGATCGAGGGCATCCTGTCCGAGATCAACGACATCTCGTTCAACCGGCTCACCGCCCATGACGTCGTCCGGCACCGTCTCGTCGGCAAGATCGTCGAGGCGTACGACGTGCACTCGGCGCGCGCCGAGTCCGGGCCCGTCCGGGGTACCACTCGATGA